One Ricinus communis isolate WT05 ecotype wild-type chromosome 1, ASM1957865v1, whole genome shotgun sequence DNA window includes the following coding sequences:
- the LOC8259871 gene encoding UDP-glucuronic acid decarboxylase 2, protein MASELIFRGHDDEGHHMADEYSPKPPKRWLSVTRPIRYVLREQRLVFVLVGIAIATLFFTVIPSSSPPPRSTYINYDKYDPISNPLSHFDSVPARHRYYEPLVTGSMNSGGKIPLGLKRKGLRIVVTGGAGFVGSHLVDRLIERGDSVMVVDNFFTGRKENVMHHFKNPRFELIRHDVVEPLLLEVDQIYHLACPASPVHYKHNPVKTIKTNVVGTLNMLGLAKRVGARFLLTSTSEVYGDPLQHPQVETYWGNVNPIGVRSCYDEGKRTAETLTMDYHRGADVEVRIARIFNTYGPRMCIDDGRVVSNFVAQALRKEPLTVYGDGKQTRSFQYVSDLVEGLMRLMEGEHVGPFNLGNPGEFTMLELAQVVQETIDPNARIEFRPNTEDDPHKRKPDITRAKEQLGWEPKISLRKGLPLMVSDFRQRIFGDHKDDSSTSTVSTA, encoded by the exons ATGGCGTCCGAATTGATTTTCAGAGGGCACGATGACGAGGGACATCATATGGCAGATGAGTACTCACCAAAACCACCGAAACGGTGGCTATCTGTGACTCGTCCGATTCGCTACGTCCTTCGTGAACAGCGTCTCGTCTTTGTCCTTGTCGGCATTGCTATCGCTACACTTTTCTTCACCGTCATCCCTTCGTCATCACCACCACCTAGGTCAACATACATCAACTACGACAAATACGACCCGATCTCTAACCCGCTCTCTCATTTCGACTCAGTGCCAGCTAGGCACAGATACTACGAGCCACTAGTGACTGGGTCAATGAATTCGGGCGGTAAGATTCCGTTAGGTCTAAAACGGAAAGGATTAAGAATCGTGGTAACGGGTGGGGCAGGGTTCGTTGGGTCCCATTTAGTGGACCGTTTAATTGAGAGAGGTGATAGTGTGATGGTGGTAGACAATTTCTTCACGGGAAGAAAAGAGAACGTGATGCATCATTTTAAGAACCCGAGATTTGAGTTAATCCGACATGACGTCGTTGAACCTCTTCTGTTAGAGGTTGACCAGATCTATCACTTAGCTTGCCCTGCATCGCCTGTGCATTATAAGCATAATCCGGTCAAAACTATTAAGACCAATGTAGTTGGGACTTTGAATATGTTGGGGTTGGCTAAAAGAGTCGGTGCTAGATTCTTGCTTACAAGTACTAGTGAGGTTTATGGCGATCCACTTCAACACCCTCAGGTCGAGACTTACTGGGGCAACGTTAATCCAATCG GTGTCCGAAGTTGTTACGATGAGGGAAAGAGGACAGCTGAGACTTTGACAATGGATTACCACAGAGGAGCAGATGTTGAG GTCAGGATTGCCAGAATTTTCAATACCTATGGGCCCCGAATGTGCATTGACGACGGCCGTGTCGTCAGTAATTTTGTTGCTCAG GCATTGAGGAAGGAGCCTTTGACTGTTTATGGTGATGGGAAGCAGACAAGGAGTTTCCAATATGTTTCTGATTTG GTCGAAGGTCTGATGCGCCTTATGGAAGGGGAACATGTGGGGCCTTTCAATCTTGGTAATCCTGGTGAATTCACCATGCTTGAGCTTGCCCAG GTGGTCCAAGAAACCATTGATCCAAATGCAAGAATAGAGTTCAGGCCTAACACAGAAGATGACCCACACAAGAGGAAGCCTGACATTACAAGAGCAAAGGAACAACTTGGTTGGGAACCCAAGATATCCCTTAGGAAGGGTCTTCCACTAATGGTATCAGATTTCAGGCAACGCATATTTGGTGACCACAAGGACGATAGCAGCACCAGCACTGTGTCAACAGCTTAA